The DNA window CTCGAGAAACACCAGGCCGCCGCTGGCGTGCTTGTCCAGCGTCTCGGGCAGCGGCACCACCACGTCGCCCAGGTCGTTCACGTGGTGCCCCAGCTCGCGCAGCGTGCGGGCGAGCTGTGCGTTGCGCAGGGCGGAGGCGCCCATGTCCACGCCGCGCCGGCCGGCGCCCAGATCCATCGGTATGCCCAGTACGGAAACGTCCATCCCTCCAGCGTAGCGGCCAGGGGTGAGTATGCCTCGCGGCTGCAACATTATCGCCGCCCGTGGCCGGCCGCGCGGCGTTCAGCCCCCGGCCCGTGCATAGTCATGCCCCGCTGTCAGGGTTGCCCGTGCGCCCAGGTGGTCAGGTCGCCGTCCTCGGCGGTCCAGCCGACGCCGGTGCGCGTGAAGCCGAGTTTCTCCAGCACGCGCTCGCTGGCCCGGTTGCTCAGGGCGGTGTCGGCCGTCACGCGGCGCACGCCGGGCAGGGTGTGCAGGTGGGCGACCAGGGCGCCCACCGCCTCGGTCGCGTAGCCCTGGCCCCACACGGCCGGGTTCATGCCGTACCCGATCTCCACGTCGCCGTCCGCGGTCACGTGGGTGGTGGTGCCCAGCTGCCCGATCGCTTCCGGGTGCTGGCGCGTCACGACGGTGAAGGACGTGTCCGGCGCCACGTCCTCCTGCCCGGCCGGCACCCGCGCCAGCAGCGTGGGGAAGAAGTGCAGCGGGTCGCCCGGCCACTCGGGCGGGAAGTGCACGCGCAGCGGGCCGTCCGGGCCGGCGCAGTCGAGATCGAAGGAGGCCGTGTCCAGCCGCCGCCGGATCATGCTGCGGGTCAGCGGCAGCAGCCACGTGCGGGGAGTGCTCAGGATCGTCATGGGCGCAGCGTACGCGCGGGCCGGCGGTGGGAGCGCTAGATGACATCCGCGCGGGGACCCGCGCCGGGCTACACTCGGCAGACCTCCGTTCG is part of the Deinococcus metalli genome and encodes:
- a CDS encoding GNAT family N-acetyltransferase → MTILSTPRTWLLPLTRSMIRRRLDTASFDLDCAGPDGPLRVHFPPEWPGDPLHFFPTLLARVPAGQEDVAPDTSFTVVTRQHPEAIGQLGTTTHVTADGDVEIGYGMNPAVWGQGYATEAVGALVAHLHTLPGVRRVTADTALSNRASERVLEKLGFTRTGVGWTAEDGDLTTWAHGQP